CTGTCGTGAGGGTCAGGCGGCGTCGGCTGGTGCGTAGTCGACAGCGATCGCCCGGCCGGGGGCGACGTCGGTCTGTTCGAGTAGCCGGACGACCGCGTCCGTGACGCGCGGTTCGTAGTAGGCCTCTTCGCACAGGTCGCAGACGAAGGCTGGTACGTCGCGGATGACGATGGCGCTGACGGTGCCGTCGTC
The genomic region above belongs to Actinomycetota bacterium and contains:
- a CDS encoding YgiT-type zinc finger protein, encoding DDGTVSAIVIRDVPAFVCDLCEEAYYEPRVTDAVVRLLEQTDVAPGRAIAVDYAPADAA